A region from the Bacillus sp. Marseille-P3661 genome encodes:
- a CDS encoding Ger(x)C family spore germination protein translates to MKRMFRYCIYILLLLLLTGCWDRYELEDRANILGLAVDLAEKSELNDEPEVTHQKGEFPEEKRETLYKVTAQIAVPGKIKLGPEGGGGQGSEKTAWVLETFGHTMKDAMANLQQQLAEKLYLGHLQIVVVSEDIAKRGLSEVNDFLRRDHEVRRTAWMIVNEKDASKVIKTAPPLETVPSLYLSDTLDNAVRFGKLPREYLGKFWIDISDDGVNAVLPSVKAIDGDRILVDGLAFFRNEKMVGRTTPIEIGMYMSMKEKNGGGYSVSVSLEGEEGVYLVKAEKRKPHIKVSLKNGKPSAEIAVEIEAVIEEEVNNNQLSEEKIKQLKKAADQKRKELCEKLLGQLQKEGSDVLGIGARIRAKYGDYWDTEVKTEEKWSEIYKEMKIKVTVDHKIRRAGMEWN, encoded by the coding sequence ATGAAACGGATGTTCAGGTATTGCATTTACATATTGCTTCTACTTTTACTAACAGGCTGTTGGGATCGTTACGAATTAGAAGACAGAGCTAATATATTAGGACTAGCAGTAGATTTGGCAGAAAAAAGTGAGCTAAATGATGAACCTGAAGTAACACATCAAAAGGGTGAATTTCCTGAAGAGAAAAGAGAGACTTTATATAAAGTGACGGCCCAAATTGCGGTCCCGGGAAAAATTAAGTTGGGTCCTGAAGGTGGAGGTGGACAGGGCTCAGAAAAAACAGCGTGGGTTCTTGAAACGTTTGGTCATACAATGAAAGATGCGATGGCAAATCTTCAGCAGCAGCTTGCTGAAAAACTGTACTTAGGGCATTTGCAAATTGTTGTAGTATCGGAAGATATTGCTAAAAGAGGATTATCGGAGGTGAACGATTTTCTTCGGCGCGATCACGAGGTGAGAAGAACCGCTTGGATGATTGTTAATGAAAAAGATGCATCTAAGGTTATCAAAACGGCTCCTCCTCTTGAAACAGTACCATCGCTTTATTTATCAGATACGTTAGACAACGCTGTTCGCTTTGGAAAGTTACCGCGGGAGTATTTAGGGAAATTTTGGATTGACATTTCGGATGATGGTGTAAATGCTGTTCTTCCCTCGGTTAAAGCGATAGATGGGGATCGCATTTTGGTTGATGGACTTGCATTTTTTCGGAATGAGAAAATGGTAGGTCGTACTACTCCAATTGAAATTGGAATGTATATGAGCATGAAGGAAAAAAATGGCGGTGGTTACTCTGTATCAGTTTCCCTAGAGGGAGAGGAAGGGGTTTATTTAGTAAAGGCTGAGAAAAGAAAGCCACACATTAAAGTTAGTCTTAAGAATGGAAAACCAAGTGCTGAGATAGCTGTAGAGATTGAAGCGGTGATCGAAGAAGAGGTAAACAATAACCAGTTAAGTGAAGAGAAAATAAAACAACTAAAAAAAGCAGCAGATCAAAAACGTAAGGAATTGTGCGAGAAATTGCTTGGACAATTACAAAAAGAAGGTTCTGATGTATTAGGTATTGGCGCTAGAATAAGGGCCAAGTATGGGGATTATTGGGATACAGAGGTCAAAACTGAAGAAAAGTGGTCTGAAATTTATAAAGAAATGAAAATCAAAGTGACTGTAGATCATAAGATTCGAAGAGCTGGTATGGAATGGAACTAA
- a CDS encoding GerAB/ArcD/ProY family transporter, with amino-acid sequence MESRKVQVILCTEIKGEILINKSHELITTVQLATIIVSSILGVAMLALPRFVVEDAGLGAPFASLVGASIAFIGLLAVVYLGKRFPKQTLIGYSEIIIGKHLGRFLSSLIILLFVLIMGLETRQFAEVVAGALLPNTPIQIAIFLMIFLCATTGFQNVTTFAYIHFFYMPLIMIPILMVLFPAFQDIEIYHLTPFLGHNPTFKDFLSGGIVVTQAITNFFVIVMVIPYMKEPNKCVKGGILGFLIGSFFVIFIITMALAVFGEEEIQQSFWPTLVLGRMVHVPAQILARIDSILLISWIYGVFTTLFSFYFIFVRGIAELFKTNRYRLIAALGFPVMVFIAMFPQDIYEMYDYILKVTYFGIFLTIVYPVILLCVAMIRKIGAGLV; translated from the coding sequence TTGGAATCAAGAAAGGTCCAAGTAATCCTCTGCACAGAAATAAAGGGGGAGATTCTAATAAATAAGTCTCACGAATTAATTACAACAGTACAACTGGCAACTATTATCGTTAGCTCCATTTTGGGTGTGGCGATGTTGGCCCTCCCTCGGTTTGTTGTAGAAGATGCCGGTTTAGGGGCACCTTTCGCAAGCCTTGTAGGGGCGTCAATTGCTTTTATAGGTTTACTTGCTGTAGTTTATTTGGGCAAAAGATTTCCAAAACAAACATTGATTGGTTACAGCGAAATAATTATAGGAAAACATTTAGGTAGGTTCCTCAGTAGTTTGATCATATTGTTATTTGTCCTAATAATGGGGCTAGAGACAAGGCAGTTTGCTGAGGTGGTTGCAGGGGCATTACTCCCAAATACTCCTATTCAAATTGCTATTTTTTTAATGATCTTCTTATGTGCAACAACAGGTTTTCAAAACGTAACTACATTCGCTTATATCCATTTTTTTTATATGCCGCTTATTATGATACCAATTTTGATGGTTTTGTTTCCTGCTTTTCAAGATATAGAGATTTATCATCTGACACCTTTTCTAGGTCATAATCCTACATTCAAGGATTTTTTGAGTGGTGGAATTGTCGTTACACAGGCTATTACCAATTTTTTTGTAATTGTAATGGTGATTCCTTATATGAAGGAACCAAATAAATGTGTCAAGGGTGGAATTTTAGGTTTTTTAATAGGAAGTTTTTTCGTGATTTTTATCATTACTATGGCACTTGCGGTTTTTGGAGAGGAAGAGATTCAACAATCATTTTGGCCTACATTGGTGCTTGGCCGAATGGTCCATGTTCCTGCCCAAATTTTAGCAAGGATTGATTCAATCTTACTTATTTCATGGATTTATGGTGTGTTTACAACATTGTTTTCGTTTTATTTTATTTTTGTGAGAGGTATTGCGGAGTTATTTAAAACAAATCGCTATCGACTTATTGCTGCGCTTGGTTTTCCTGTTATGGTATTCATTGCAATGTTCCCACAAGATATTTATGAAATGTACGATTATATTTTAAAAGTAACGTACTTTGGAATCTTTCTAACCATTGTATATCCTGTCATCCTTTTGTGTGTTGCCATGATACGAAAAATAGGGGCTGGATTGGTATGA
- a CDS encoding spore germination protein — MPFWLNKTKEKDRHSYLLSNNGYSNLQDGLQSNLNAIRNVFKNDSDFFYRSFHIAGTIPSVAIYIGSLVDKEVINRDVIQPLQEHRNAPVTNNESKAYLEWLLDDVLYLCDGEIVIEIQSVLDALLHGKTIILIEGERHALILDTSKTEKRGITQPETERVVRGPREGFIEHMQTNISLLRNRLPVAEFRVEPMEIGKKTKTKITICYLESIANPVLIEEVKRRLSDIHIDRILDAGYIEQFIEDNPRSPFPQVQNTERPDKTIGSILEGRVAILVNGSPYALIVPSIFNQFYHTSEDYNERWMITSIIRIIRFMALIFSLTFSSFYVTVLSYHPEMIPAKFVVAASSGRAGVPFPVVVEVILMEVAMEILREATVRMPQQVGGALSIVGVLVIGQAAVMAGFVSPITVVIIAMSTIGSFATPSYNAATAFRMLRFPLLFLSGAFGLLGLSTGLIFIINHMLSLRSFGVPYMAPVSPGDYSGLKDSLIRAPLRWLRNRPTQLHPQDSNRVDVGIKKGPSNPLHRNKGGDSNK, encoded by the coding sequence ATGCCTTTTTGGTTAAATAAGACGAAGGAGAAGGATCGTCATTCATACCTGCTTAGTAATAATGGGTACTCTAATTTGCAAGACGGGTTGCAAAGTAATCTAAATGCAATTCGAAACGTCTTTAAAAATGACAGTGATTTTTTTTATAGAAGTTTTCACATTGCCGGAACTATTCCTTCTGTCGCTATATATATTGGGAGTTTGGTTGATAAAGAAGTCATCAACCGTGATGTCATTCAGCCACTCCAGGAACATAGGAATGCACCAGTCACAAATAATGAGTCAAAAGCATATCTAGAGTGGCTACTGGATGATGTACTGTATCTTTGTGATGGAGAAATAGTTATAGAAATTCAGAGTGTGTTAGATGCACTTTTACATGGCAAAACCATCATATTAATTGAGGGAGAGAGACATGCATTAATTCTTGATACTTCCAAGACAGAAAAAAGGGGCATTACACAACCTGAAACAGAGCGAGTCGTTCGCGGACCAAGGGAAGGCTTTATCGAGCATATGCAAACAAATATTTCACTACTACGGAATCGTCTTCCAGTTGCAGAATTCCGGGTAGAGCCGATGGAAATAGGGAAGAAAACAAAGACAAAAATTACAATTTGTTATTTAGAGTCGATTGCCAATCCTGTATTAATAGAGGAAGTAAAAAGAAGATTAAGTGATATACATATTGATCGTATTTTAGATGCAGGCTATATTGAACAATTTATTGAGGATAATCCAAGATCTCCGTTTCCACAGGTACAAAACACAGAACGCCCTGATAAGACGATAGGAAGTATTTTAGAAGGAAGAGTTGCTATATTAGTGAATGGTTCTCCGTATGCTCTCATCGTACCGTCTATTTTTAATCAGTTTTATCATACAAGCGAAGATTATAATGAACGCTGGATGATCACCTCTATTATAAGGATTATTCGGTTTATGGCTTTAATTTTTTCTCTTACTTTTTCATCTTTTTATGTGACTGTGTTGTCCTATCACCCTGAAATGATTCCAGCTAAGTTTGTGGTAGCTGCATCAAGTGGGCGAGCAGGAGTACCTTTTCCGGTTGTGGTTGAAGTAATTCTCATGGAGGTTGCAATGGAAATTTTACGAGAAGCCACGGTTCGTATGCCACAACAAGTAGGTGGAGCATTATCGATCGTGGGAGTGCTCGTTATTGGTCAAGCTGCAGTAATGGCGGGGTTTGTAAGTCCGATCACAGTAGTCATAATAGCGATGTCGACGATTGGCTCATTTGCAACACCATCTTACAATGCTGCAACTGCTTTTAGAATGCTACGATTTCCGTTGCTTTTCTTATCAGGTGCTTTTGGATTATTAGGACTTTCAACGGGGCTAATCTTCATTATTAATCATATGTTGTCATTACGCTCCTTTGGCGTACCATACATGGCTCCAGTATCACCAGGAGACTATTCAGGCTTAAAAGATTCTCTCATTCGAGCGCCATTAAGGTGGCTAAGAAATCGACCAACCCAGCTACACCCACAAGATTCTAATAGAGTGGACGTTGGAATCAAGAAAGGTCCAAGTAATCCTCTGCACAGAAATAAAGGGGGAGATTCTAATAAATAA
- a CDS encoding histidine phosphatase family protein, producing MEHKFNLYLVRHGETYLNKYNKMQGWADSPLTEDGKVIAIQTGKRLSTVEFNRVYTSDLGRTVETAELILQQNHHNNYFEINKRKAFREAFFGSFEGDYLDLVWKRIAKNNGYNYKDANDIFKNHSLEEVMDFIKRADPFKHAENYHELWERIDSGLNEIVSKSIESNENILLVTHGVIIRNILNKYSDGFDVQGKIKNSSVSILEYSNSRFKVVSFNQ from the coding sequence TTGGAGCATAAATTTAATTTATATTTAGTTAGACATGGTGAAACATATTTGAATAAGTATAATAAGATGCAAGGGTGGGCCGATAGTCCATTAACAGAGGACGGAAAAGTAATCGCTATTCAAACCGGCAAAAGATTATCTACAGTTGAGTTTAATCGAGTATATACTAGTGATTTAGGTAGAACAGTTGAAACAGCTGAACTTATTCTCCAACAAAATCATCACAACAATTACTTTGAAATAAATAAACGAAAAGCATTTAGGGAAGCTTTTTTTGGGAGCTTTGAGGGTGATTATTTGGATTTAGTTTGGAAGAGGATAGCCAAAAACAATGGTTATAATTACAAAGATGCTAATGATATTTTTAAAAACCATAGTCTCGAAGAAGTAATGGATTTTATTAAAAGGGCTGACCCATTTAAACATGCTGAAAACTATCATGAACTATGGGAACGTATTGATTCGGGATTAAATGAAATCGTGTCTAAAAGCATCGAGAGTAATGAAAATATTTTACTTGTAACACACGGGGTGATCATAAGAAATATATTGAATAAGTATTCAGACGGGTTTGATGTACAAGGGAAAATAAAAAATTCAAGTGTTTCTATTCTAGAATATTCCAATAGTAGGTTTAAGGTTGTATCGTTTAATCAATAA
- a CDS encoding ABC transporter substrate-binding protein — protein sequence MSKSFIKTISLLVLALLIFTGCSSSNTSSNENSNASSNANSSTGATETQEGNKDPIIIGSTLSLTGGPGFLGSGMKEVFDLVVKQTNENGGINGRPLEIIYYDDEGDPEKTVQNAQRLIKKDGVNIIIGPSLASTTTALQPLVEREKVIMFSLSNTYIPPADSYIFNTSLSGESGHEIHHEWLIENGIKKVGFLATTDSSGDIATNIINEKFQGQDGIEYVIERMGLDSLDLTPQLTRLRGEGIEALIVIGPGSPPTIAIKNAGQLGMDMPILLIHSQASNIFAKSIEGFIPDQLFITGTGPMAYDQLDDKNPLKPEILKIAKAFKEEYNKEIDHVGAVGYDAITSVIKGIEMADSDDPDKIKEVFETQFKDVMLTTGIVNYTTEDHQGTDMRGAVLLRLDPDLSWNIQWEPKFWEQ from the coding sequence ATGAGTAAATCTTTTATCAAAACTATTAGTCTATTAGTTCTTGCATTGCTTATTTTTACCGGATGTTCTTCATCTAATACGTCTTCAAATGAGAACTCGAATGCTAGTTCAAATGCGAATTCAAGTACGGGTGCTACCGAAACTCAAGAAGGCAATAAAGATCCAATCATAATTGGATCAACATTATCACTGACTGGTGGACCAGGCTTTTTGGGTTCAGGGATGAAGGAAGTTTTTGATTTAGTTGTAAAGCAAACAAATGAAAATGGTGGTATTAATGGCCGTCCATTAGAAATCATTTATTATGATGACGAAGGTGATCCAGAAAAGACAGTGCAAAATGCACAAAGATTGATTAAAAAAGATGGTGTTAATATTATTATAGGTCCAAGTTTAGCAAGTACTACAACTGCTCTTCAACCACTTGTTGAAAGAGAAAAAGTAATCATGTTTTCATTGTCTAACACATATATCCCACCTGCAGACAGTTATATCTTTAATACATCATTAAGTGGTGAAAGTGGACATGAAATCCACCATGAATGGTTGATTGAAAATGGTATAAAAAAAGTAGGATTTTTAGCAACAACTGATTCAAGTGGTGATATTGCTACAAATATCATTAATGAAAAATTCCAAGGCCAGGATGGAATTGAATATGTAATTGAAAGAATGGGACTAGATTCATTAGACCTAACTCCACAATTGACACGCCTACGTGGCGAAGGCATTGAAGCATTAATTGTTATTGGACCAGGTTCACCTCCAACTATTGCAATTAAAAATGCAGGTCAACTTGGAATGGATATGCCGATTTTATTAATACACAGTCAGGCTTCAAATATATTCGCAAAATCTATCGAAGGTTTCATCCCTGACCAATTGTTTATCACTGGAACAGGCCCTATGGCATATGATCAATTAGATGATAAGAACCCTTTAAAACCTGAGATACTAAAAATAGCTAAAGCCTTCAAGGAAGAATACAACAAAGAAATTGATCACGTTGGAGCTGTTGGATATGATGCAATTACATCAGTCATTAAAGGTATAGAAATGGCTGATTCAGATGACCCAGATAAAATTAAAGAAGTTTTTGAAACACAATTTAAGGATGTTATGCTCACAACAGGTATTGTTAATTATACAACAGAGGATCACCAAGGTACGGATATGAGAGGCGCAGTTCTTTTAAGACTTGATCCTGATTTATCTTGGAATATTCAATGGGAACCGAAATTCTGGGAGCAGTAG
- a CDS encoding ABC transporter ATP-binding protein, producing MLELKDIHARYDQLTVLKGININIKEGEIISLLGANGAGKTSILKTITGGITITSGNVFYKEEKITSLPGFAVARKGISHVPENRRVFKDLNVEENLIIGGMKHTNKKELMKRIDTIYKLFPRLQERKKQLAGTMSGGEQQMLAIGRGIMMEPKLLILDEPSQGLAPKIVEEIFSSIKRLGEAGRTVILVEQNIFQALKISHRGYIVKNGQIIKEGIASDLLKDEEVREAYLH from the coding sequence ATGTTGGAGCTTAAAGATATCCATGCACGTTATGATCAACTAACGGTATTAAAAGGTATTAATATAAATATTAAAGAAGGCGAGATTATTAGTCTTCTAGGTGCAAATGGAGCTGGAAAAACTTCAATACTAAAAACGATTACTGGTGGTATTACAATTACTTCTGGAAACGTCTTTTATAAAGAAGAAAAGATCACCTCTTTACCAGGCTTTGCTGTTGCTCGTAAAGGAATTTCTCATGTTCCAGAGAATAGAAGGGTTTTTAAAGATCTGAACGTTGAGGAAAATCTAATTATAGGTGGAATGAAACACACGAATAAAAAAGAACTAATGAAACGAATCGATACTATTTATAAACTTTTCCCCCGCTTGCAAGAACGGAAAAAGCAGTTAGCTGGGACCATGAGTGGGGGGGAGCAACAAATGCTTGCAATCGGTAGAGGGATCATGATGGAACCCAAGTTATTAATTTTAGATGAGCCTTCGCAAGGATTAGCTCCTAAAATTGTAGAAGAGATCTTTTCCTCGATAAAAAGATTAGGAGAAGCAGGTAGGACCGTAATATTAGTTGAACAAAATATCTTTCAGGCTTTAAAAATATCTCATAGAGGCTATATTGTTAAAAATGGACAAATTATCAAAGAAGGAATTGCAAGTGACCTGTTAAAAGATGAGGAAGTGAGGGAAGCTTATTTACACTAG
- a CDS encoding ABC transporter ATP-binding protein, translating to MSLLEVRGLSKNFGEFKAVHNLSFTVEKGQIVSIIGPNGAGKSTTLNLITKVLPMTEGQLYFESKAINSLETKDLAHLGISRTFQNVRLFKANKMTVLENILIGFHHQYNHGIIKSTFRSRSAKKNEIEMNKKAHEIMGMVGISDLANLAVENLAFGNQRLVELGRALAANPKLLILDEPAAGLNDIETEKFSKLIKDINNLGVSVLLVEHHMGLVMDISDKIVVLNYGEKLTEGPPSEVQQNPVVIEAYLGRDDSYVGA from the coding sequence TTGTCGTTATTAGAAGTAAGAGGACTATCAAAAAACTTCGGGGAATTTAAGGCTGTCCATAATCTCTCTTTTACTGTAGAAAAAGGGCAGATTGTATCTATCATTGGTCCAAATGGTGCAGGAAAAAGTACGACATTAAATTTAATTACAAAAGTTTTACCTATGACAGAGGGTCAGTTATATTTTGAAAGTAAAGCAATTAATTCATTGGAAACAAAGGACCTTGCCCATCTTGGGATCTCAAGAACTTTCCAAAATGTTAGGTTATTTAAAGCTAATAAGATGACGGTTCTTGAAAATATACTGATTGGATTTCATCACCAATATAATCATGGAATTATTAAATCTACGTTCCGATCAAGGAGCGCAAAAAAGAATGAAATAGAAATGAATAAAAAAGCACATGAAATAATGGGTATGGTTGGGATATCTGATTTAGCCAATTTAGCAGTAGAAAATTTAGCTTTTGGTAATCAACGTTTGGTGGAACTTGGGAGAGCATTAGCGGCTAATCCTAAATTACTTATCTTGGATGAACCTGCTGCAGGTCTTAATGATATTGAAACTGAAAAGTTTTCAAAGTTAATAAAGGATATTAATAATTTAGGAGTATCCGTTTTACTAGTTGAGCATCATATGGGATTAGTAATGGATATATCTGACAAAATTGTTGTGTTAAATTATGGGGAAAAGTTAACTGAAGGCCCGCCTTCCGAGGTGCAACAAAATCCAGTTGTAATTGAAGCTTACTTAGGGAGGGATGATTCGTATGTTGGAGCTTAA
- a CDS encoding branched-chain amino acid ABC transporter permease, with protein MAQKKMRWDLITLILIILVIPLLLSDSFYLDTVNLVGIYAIGVIGLNLILGVGGLITLGHAAFFGLGAYLSSYISIHLQLNPFLSILISCILVALITFIISFPILRLSGYFLALGTLAIGVVFYTLINGGGTLTGGPNGITGMPGFSIGGYEFTSYTQLFYLIWITVFIVYILSKNLMDSKEGRALKAIHSDEEAAATFGINIFKLKVKMFVVGCTLGALGGGFYAHYMLFISPDILSLHSSINFIMMGFLGGLGSYLGPIFGSFIFQVIRELAHMAGEYESLIHGVIFLIVVVFFSGGIQQLSNKIRSLSNSKRVTKDNVKNTNNIQKSG; from the coding sequence ATGGCCCAGAAAAAAATGAGATGGGATCTGATAACATTAATCCTAATAATACTTGTTATACCGTTACTATTAAGCGATTCTTTCTATCTAGATACCGTTAATCTCGTAGGAATTTATGCAATAGGAGTAATAGGATTGAATTTAATTTTGGGAGTCGGCGGTCTTATAACTTTAGGGCATGCGGCATTCTTTGGTTTAGGAGCATACCTATCATCCTATATATCTATTCATCTCCAATTAAACCCTTTTTTATCTATACTAATAAGTTGTATCTTAGTAGCTTTAATCACTTTTATTATTTCTTTCCCTATATTGCGATTATCAGGGTACTTTTTAGCACTAGGTACGTTGGCAATAGGGGTTGTTTTTTACACGTTGATAAATGGCGGTGGAACCTTGACGGGTGGACCGAATGGTATCACGGGTATGCCAGGATTTTCAATTGGAGGTTATGAGTTCACTTCCTATACTCAGCTTTTCTACCTCATTTGGATTACGGTTTTCATTGTTTATATTCTTTCAAAAAATTTAATGGATTCAAAAGAAGGTAGAGCATTAAAAGCGATTCATTCAGATGAAGAGGCAGCAGCAACATTTGGCATTAATATATTTAAACTTAAGGTGAAAATGTTTGTAGTGGGCTGTACTTTGGGAGCACTTGGCGGCGGCTTTTATGCACATTATATGCTGTTCATTTCTCCGGATATTTTAAGCCTACATAGCTCTATTAATTTTATAATGATGGGCTTTTTGGGTGGACTTGGATCCTATTTAGGTCCTATCTTTGGCTCATTTATTTTTCAAGTTATTCGGGAATTAGCCCATATGGCTGGCGAATATGAATCATTAATTCATGGTGTTATTTTTCTAATAGTTGTTGTATTTTTCAGCGGGGGTATTCAACAATTATCTAACAAAATTAGATCACTTTCTAATAGTAAAAGAGTTACGAAAGACAATGTTAAAAATACTAACAATATCCAAAAAAGTGGGTGA
- a CDS encoding branched-chain amino acid ABC transporter permease, whose translation MELNTILLQQSTWSGITIGFIYGLVALGFTLIYNVSRILNIAQGEFVMIGALSIYSFVSVLNIPIWLAIPLALIVSAIIGVIMVKFALEPISKSNILALIIATVAFGEIIKGGAVLIWGSDNYAIPSFIEGAYISIFDANVNIQTFIIIFVSLAIYFGFRWMNKNTNFGISLTAVAGDPYAAQLMGINVKRVIILVVAIGAAMGAIGGILIGPLTSMSYFQGTMLGIKAFIAALIGGLGSYGGALIGGLVLGLFEAYTAGFISSLLKDAFSLILLLVILNFLPNGLVDFKRLFKRSLVRRD comes from the coding sequence TTGGAATTAAACACAATCTTGCTACAACAGAGTACATGGAGTGGTATAACGATTGGCTTTATTTATGGGTTAGTAGCCTTAGGATTTACCCTAATTTATAATGTTAGTAGAATTTTAAATATTGCCCAGGGTGAATTTGTTATGATTGGTGCTTTGAGTATTTATTCATTTGTAAGCGTTTTAAATATCCCGATTTGGTTAGCTATTCCATTAGCACTTATCGTATCTGCCATTATTGGGGTGATCATGGTAAAATTCGCTTTAGAACCTATAAGTAAATCAAATATATTAGCCTTAATTATTGCAACAGTAGCTTTCGGTGAAATAATAAAGGGCGGGGCAGTATTAATATGGGGAAGTGATAACTACGCAATTCCATCGTTTATCGAAGGTGCTTATATATCTATATTTGATGCTAATGTAAATATCCAAACCTTTATTATAATTTTTGTATCATTGGCAATTTATTTTGGATTTAGATGGATGAATAAAAACACGAATTTTGGTATATCCTTGACTGCTGTTGCTGGCGATCCTTATGCTGCACAATTGATGGGTATTAATGTGAAACGCGTTATCATTTTAGTTGTTGCAATAGGTGCAGCTATGGGGGCTATAGGAGGTATTCTTATAGGGCCTTTAACTTCGATGAGTTATTTTCAAGGAACCATGTTAGGAATTAAAGCTTTTATTGCTGCATTAATAGGTGGACTTGGCAGTTATGGAGGCGCATTAATAGGTGGACTTGTTTTAGGGTTATTTGAAGCTTATACAGCAGGCTTTATTTCATCCTTATTAAAAGATGCATTTTCACTAATTTTGTTATTGGTAATTTTGAATTTCCTACCTAATGGATTAGTAGATTTTAAAAGACTATTTAAACGTAGTTTGGTAAGGAGGGATTAA
- a CDS encoding LysR family transcriptional regulator, with translation MNLSQFQFIYEVAKFGNITAAAQNLYVSQSAISQAITSLEEELGFQIFQRSRAGVVLTKEGRKIVEISKDILDKIQEIKNISKVQDTPLTEDLKVSLTPGFINLTHDTLNFFKRDYPNMNIEISEKDTVYIIEDIRNKNIDLGLITLPKTEGKLENDLAFKAMFSSPMVVCVNKNSPLASKTIISPIELFDQKIVLYTSRVILDFVDRLVEKYNGLNILLRSNKLDLVKKTVIEENCITVVSAAYADNDPTMKNGDIVQIGLTGFTQDYITYGWIYSKKHELSSTAKEFLRYISS, from the coding sequence ATGAATCTTTCTCAATTTCAATTTATTTATGAGGTTGCGAAATTTGGTAATATTACTGCTGCTGCACAAAATCTTTATGTTTCACAGTCTGCAATTAGCCAGGCAATTACTAGTCTTGAAGAGGAATTAGGTTTTCAAATATTCCAACGGTCACGAGCTGGAGTTGTGCTTACAAAAGAAGGCAGAAAAATTGTTGAAATTTCGAAGGATATACTGGATAAAATCCAAGAGATCAAAAATATATCAAAAGTTCAAGATACCCCTCTTACAGAGGATTTAAAAGTTTCTTTGACACCTGGATTTATTAATTTAACCCACGACACACTAAATTTCTTTAAAAGGGACTATCCTAATATGAACATTGAAATTAGTGAAAAAGACACGGTATATATAATAGAAGATATTAGAAACAAAAACATCGATTTAGGTCTTATTACTTTACCGAAGACAGAAGGAAAATTAGAAAATGACTTAGCTTTTAAAGCGATGTTCAGTTCACCAATGGTAGTATGTGTGAATAAAAATTCACCTTTGGCTAGTAAAACTATTATTTCACCTATAGAATTGTTTGATCAAAAAATTGTTTTGTATACAAGCAGAGTTATACTAGACTTTGTTGATCGTCTGGTCGAAAAATATAATGGTTTAAATATATTACTTCGATCTAACAAACTTGATCTTGTGAAAAAAACGGTAATCGAAGAAAATTGCATAACAGTTGTTTCAGCGGCTTATGCTGATAATGATCCAACCATGAAAAACGGAGATATCGTTCAAATTGGTTTAACTGGTTTTACCCAAGACTACATAACTTATGGGTGGATTTACTCCAAAAAGCACGAACTTTCTAGCACGGCTAAAGAATTTCTTCGATATATTAGTTCATAA